In the genome of Elusimicrobiales bacterium, the window GGAGGCGGCCAGCCAGAGCGCGCGGCGCAGCACGATATCGCTCCTTTCCGGCGCGGCGGCCTGGGCGCGGGCTATTTCGGCCAGGGCGGCGGTTTTGTCGCCGCTTTCGCCGTAAATGCGCGCGCTTAAAAGCAGGGTTTCGGCGTCGCCGGAATCCATGGCAAGGGCGCGGTCTGTTATCCCGCGCGCGGCCTCGTATTTACGCTGGGCGAAGGCGCTTTCCGCATAGCCGCGCCAGAGCGCGGCATCCCGCACCGCCATGGATTCAAGCGCGGCGCTGTAATGCTTCTCCGCCTTGCCGTGAAAACCCTCTTTCATGTAAATCTGGGCCAGTCCGATATTTGCCTCAAAGCTGCCGGAGTCCAGATTCAGTATTTTGAGAAAAATCGCCTGCGCATTGTCCAGCAGTCCGGTTTTCTGGTACAGCCGGCCAAGCGCCAGCAGCAGTTGCATATCCTTGGGATAAATCCGGACCGCTATCTGATAATCGGACAGGGCGCGGTCGTCCTTGCCGGCGCGCTCGTGGCACTGGCCAAGGAACCAGTAGGCCAGCTTTTTATCCGCCGCGCCGGCTGCGGGGGAGGCCAGCGCCGCCTCAAACAGCTCCGCGCTTCCGGCATAATCGCCGCGCGCGAAAAGCTCCCTGGCCGGCTCCAGAACTGAGGGCTTCTCCCCCCCCCAGAACAGAAAACCCGCCCTGGCCGGCGCGCAGGCCGCCGCGAAGACGCAGGCAAGCAGAATGCTACTTATTATATTGCGACGCGATTTCATTTATTGAAAAGAAAATCAGCGATTCCTCGGCTGAAGCTATATTTTCATTCATGGCCAGCACGCCGCGCTCTCCGGCCTGCGGGCAGCGGTTAAGCTCCACGAAGCTTATGTCGCTTACATGCGGCTCTACCACGAAGTCGGCTTTTTTCATCGCGGCCTCGGCCAGAATGGCGCCGCGTATGTCCATAACCTGCATTACATATGAAAGTATGCTGTGGAATTTCGCCGCCGAATAATCGCCCAGCGTTACGCTGGCCAGCACCCAGTCCGCCCCCATGTCGCGCGCGGACTGCACGGGCAGGAAATCCGCCACGCCGCCGTCCACCAGATAGCGCTGGCGGTACTGGACGGGGCTGAACAGCCCCGGTATGTTCATGCTGGCGCGCACCGCGATGGCGACGGGACCTTCCCGGAACACGATATTCTCGCCCGTTTTGAGGTCCATGGCAGAGCAGGAAAAAGGGATTTTAAGCTGGTCAAATGTCTTTCCGCCCATGTAGGAGTTTACGAAGCTCTCCATTTTCTCGGACGAAAACAGTTTCTGGGACAGCACCAGTTCCAGCATTCCCACCGCGTTGTAGTCGCCGGATACTTTGGCGAAGGAGGCCGCGCCGCCTATTTCCCAGATTTTTTCAAAAGGCAGCCCCGCGCAGTACATGGAGCCGACCACCGAGCCCATGGAGGTCCCCGCCAGGCAGTCCACCGGAAACCCCGCGTCGGAGAGGATTTGCAGCACCCCCACATGCGCAAACCCCTTTGCCCCGCCGCCGGAAAGCGCCACGCCCACCCTGGGCCTTGCGTCCGCGGGCAGCTCCCGGAACTGCTGCCACAGAAATTCGCGCGCCACATCGTCCTGTTTTGCCGGCGCGGCGCAGGCGCGCGGCGGAAAAACTACCGCACAGGCCGCCGCCAGCAGGCAAAACAATGTTTTCATCGGTTATTGCGCGGGCAGTTCCTGGCCCAGCGCCCATTCAAGCCGGGCGCGGCTGTCCAGCTGGCCGCGCACCGCCTCCAGCCAGGCAAGCTGGGCCGCGCACACCTCGCGCGCGGCGCGCAGCGCCGAAATTCCGGGCACGGCGGAGCGCGCCGTCTCCCCGTAGCGTCCGGCCAGGCGGCGGTAAACCGCCTCGCGCTGCGGGACCTCTTCCTGCCAGAAGGCGTTGTCCTCGTAGGCCTGCCGTATCTCAAGGCGCACCTTGTCCTGCAGGGCGGAGCGTTTAAGGTCGCCCTGACGCTGCTCGGCGCGTTTCTGCTCCACTTGAGTCCACAGATTGTAGCTGAGCGGGAACTGCACGGCCAGAGTGGTCTCCCACGAGTTGGATTTAAGCGGAAACTGCTCGCCCACCACGTCGTAGCTGGCGCCCAGCATCACGGTGGGGTAGCGGCGCGACATGGCGAGGTTGACGGCTATTGAATCCATCTCGGCCTTGTAGGTTTCGCCTTTAAGCTCGGGGCGCATCTCCATGGCCCACACCGTCAGCTTGCCAAGGTCCGCCTTCGCGGGCTGAGGGGCGAAGTCGCCGGCAATGTCAACGGCACTGTCCAGCTCGCGGTTTATCGCGCGCAGGAAATCCAGCCGCAGGTTCTGGTGGCTGCGCCAGGCGGACTGCTTCTGTGCGGACATCGCCTCTATGGCGGCATCCTCCTCCAGCGCCTCCCAGGCGCCCGGCTTTGACTGCGCGGCGGCGCCGCGCATCCCGGCTATCCAGTAATCCATGGCGGCAAGCGACGCGCTGGAATGCAGCAGGCTGTAAAACGATTTGCGCACGGCAAGCGAGGCGTCGCGCTTGGCCGAATCGTAGCGGGTCTGCGCCTGCATCAGCGAGGCTTTCGCCAGCCGCAACGTGCTGGAATTCCTGCCTCCCACATATATCGGCTGCAACAGGCTGGCGCGCGCGGTGTAGAAATTCTCGTAATCGCTGGGGAAAAGGATATGCGAGGCCGTCTCCGGCATCAGCAGCTGCGGATATTTCAGGTTGGATTTGGTGGCCGTGCCGGTCAGGCTGGTCTGCGGGAAAAACAAAAACACGGCCTCCCGCACACGCTGGCGGGCGATTATAAGGTCCTGCTCCGCCGAAAGAACGTCGGTGTTGTTGGCAAGCCCCAGCCGCAGCGCCTGGTCCAGGGTAAGCGTCTCCTCCGGCGGGGAGAAATGCGCGGGCGCCGCCTGAGCCGGCGCGCACAGCGCCAGCGCGGCGGCGCACAGCGCGGCAATCATACCGTGAACTCCGATGTTATGCGCGCGACTTCGGAGGCGGTTTTCTCCATATCCGCCTTCTCCTGCGGGTCCTGGCATTTTTCGGCCAGCGCGCGCAGCGACTGCGCGGCGTCCTGGGCGCGGCGCCTGTCGCCAGACACTTTGGCGCGCAGCGAGGCGGCCATTTTGTTAAACTCGTCCTGCAATTCGGTCAGCTGGTCGCCTTTTCTGAGGTGGATGTCGCGGGTCAGGTCGCCCTCGGCCAGCAGGGCGGCGATTTTTTCAAACTTGTACACCGGCCCGGCCATGCGGTGGGAAACCACGCTTGCCACTATCAGCACGATTCCCAGATATATCGCCATTTTCAGCGCCAGCACGGGCATCGCGCCGGTAATCTCGTCCATCAGCGGCTGCACCAGCGCCGGATGCGCCGCCATCATGCGGGAGAGGTTCCACACCACCTCCGCCGCCATTATCATAAAGCCCAGCAGCACGCTCATAAACAGCATGGCCATGTACTGCACCTGCAGCCTTTTCTTGATGATGATGGTGTGCCGCTTGCAGCTTCTTCCGGTCCTGATTGTGGTTTCGGTGTCCATAATTGCGCCTCCCGCGCGCCCGCGGCCCTGCGCGGGCGCGCCGCGCGTTTTTAGAGCATGGAGTCGGCGAATTTAAGCCATTGCTCGCTCACCGTCTTGAGCTGGCCCACCGCCGTTTCCAGCGGGACGGGCGTTATCTTGTCGCCGTTAAGCGCGGCCATGACGCCGAACCTGCCCTCGCAGGCGAACTGCGCCGCCGCCGCGCCCACGCGGGAGCCCAGAATCCTGTCAAACAGCGTCGGCGCGCCGCCGCGCTGTATGTGGCCGATTACGGCATGGCGGGTTTCTATGCCGGTTTTTTCCTCTATGATTTTGGCAAGGCTCTCTCCCACGCCGCGGCCCTTCAGAATGACATGGCCGAAATCGTCCAGGTCCTGGGTTTTGCCGCCGTCCAGCGCGGGCAGTTCCACCGCCTCGCTGGAAACCACCAGCGCGTATTTGCGCGCCGCGTAGGCCTCTTTGAGCTTTCTGGCCAGGTCCTCTCCGTCCACCTTGCGCTCCGGCAGGCAGACATAATCCGCCGCGCCGGCTATGGCGGTAAACAGCGCCACCCAGCCCGCGTGGCGGCCCATCACCTCAAGCACTATTATGCGGTGATGGCTGCGCGCCGTGTCGCGCAGCCGCTGCAGCGCGTCCACCGCCACGGTAACGGAGGTGTCAAACCCGAAGGTGTAATCCGTGCCGGAGAGGTCGTTGTCCATGGTCTTGGGCACGCCCACAACCGGGAACTGGAAATCCTTGTAAAGCCTGTGGGCCACGCCCAGGGTGTCTTCGCCGCCCATGGCCACCAGCGCATCCAGGCTGTTTTTGCGGAAAGTATCCTTGAGCGCCTCCACCCCGCCTTCCTTCTTATAGGGGTTGGTGCGCGAGGTGCCCAGCATCGTGCCGCCCTGCATGATGATTTCGCGCGTTATGTCGCGGTTCAGCGGCAGGGTGCGGTTTTCTATGATGCCCTTCCAGCCGTCGGCGAAGCCGACGCACTCGCAGCCCAGCTTTTCCGCCGCGAATACGCAGCCGCGTATGGCGGGGTTGAGGCCGGGGCAGTCGCCCCCGCCGGTGAGAATGCCTATCCGTTTAGCCATTACAGCCTCCTAGAAGCTCGTGACATAGCGCAGCTGCACCACACGTTCCAGCCGCTGGACGCTGCCGTCGGCAAGCTGTGCGTTCTTGCCGATATCGCGCAGCGCGAAATCTATCTGGAAAAACGGCGACACGTAAAACCGCGCCCCGGCATTTATGCGCGACTGGTCAAAGCGCTGTATGTTGTCCCACTCGCCCATGAGGGCGAAGGTGTCCTCCACCGTGAAGCTGGCCGCCAGTGAGAGGTAAATGCTGTTGCTCTGGAAATCCGAAAGGTTCACGCCCGGATGGAGCTGGAACCATTTGCTGAACACCGATTTGGTGCCGGCGAGGTAGAGGCCACGCTCCTTTTCCAGGAATTTGTCGGTTGAGCGGTCGTAATAATAGCCCTGCCCGTCGTAGCCCACGGCCAGCGCGGGAAAAAGCGCGCTGCCGTCGTAGAAGCGGTATTTGGCCTGTATGGCGGGCCGTTCCAGCCGCACGGATGTTCCCGTGCCGATGAAATTTTCCAGAACCGCGCTGACGCCCAGATTCAACTGCGGCAGCACCCCGAAAGACACCTCGTCCAGCAGATTCCCGCCGGAAAAAAACCGCGTCTTGTTGAGCAGGCCGTAATAATCCAACGTGCCCGCCGTGGGAATGTCTATAAGGCTGGTGTCTGCCGCCAGCGCCTGCCCGCCGCCGCTGCTGTCGGAGACGGCCTTGGGCAGCTTGCGCATATTGGCCGCCAACGCGCCCGGCGCGGCCAGAACGCAGGCCGCGGCGGCTGCAACGAAAAATCTTTTCATTCAGAGCCTCCTCAAAAAACTATTATACCCGATTATTGGGCGAAACATAAACAACGATGCCTGCACGACATCGCCCATTTTTTTCACAATGCCGTATTTTGCTGTCCCGATTGCCGGAAACAACCGCGCGAACAAAGAAGAAAATGCCAAAAATAACGGCGTCCCTCTCTGAAACACACGAACAGGCTACTGGAACAAGGCGGGAACAACTACCGGGAACTTTTTTGTTCCCCTTTCGTGTGTTTCGTGGTTTGATTCTGTTTCCGTTGTTGTTTGCCAACATACCACAGCTCTTCAAAAAACGTGAGATGCCGTACGATGCCTTGCGGATGAACAGTGTTGACAATGGCGCGGCGACTATGTAGCATTGCTGTGCCCTGTTTGTATTGTGCAGAAAGAGAAATGAGGAGACAAGATATGGGCGTTTTCCCGCAACAGCAATCACTGTGTCTGGTCTTCCGGCATCGGGCCAGGGCGGTTATCGCGGCGGCGGCTGTCGCCGTTGCAGCCGCAAGCGCCGGGGCCTCGGATTCCTACACGATAGCCAACGGGGCATATCTGGACATCAGCACTTTCAGCGTCGCCTGCAAGCGCGTTACCAACAATTCCGGCGCCAGCCTCTATGTCCCGGCATACACGTTAACCGAGTACAACTCTTTCCTTAACGGCACGCAGCATCCGGCCGGCATCACAATAGGGAACTGCTACACGCTGACTATTTCGGTTTCCGGCAGCGGCAGCGTGGACCCGGCGTCCGGCAACACTTATGCCGACGGGCAGGTGGTAACGCTGACCGCGACCCGCAATTGCGCGAACACATTTTCCGGCTGGAGCGGCGACGCCAGCGGCACCTCCTATCCGTCAACCACGGTTACGATGACCTCCAACAAGAGCGTAACAGCCACTTTTGCCGCCGGTTATTATTATGCGTCTCTCACCTCCGGCTCAAGCTGGACAGTGCCCAATGAATGGCTCTCGTCCTGCAACACGGTGGAGGTTATAGGCGGCGGAGGCGGAGGCGCCGGCGGAGGGTTCACCAACCTGGCCGGCGGCGGAGGCGGAGGCGGCTATTCAAAGACGAGCAACATATCCCTGACGCCCGGCGGCTCGGCTTCCTACAGCATCGGTTCCGGCGGCGGAGGCGGGGCCTCCGGCTGCCATGCCGGAACCGGCGGGGGAACCACATCGTTCGGCAGCGGGCCCAGCGCCAGCGCCAACGGCGGCGCCGGAGGCGCCTGTCCCAGCGCCGGCGCAGCGGGCGGCAGCACCACCGGAGCCGTGGGCGACACCAAATACGCCGGCGGCAACGGCGGCGGAAGCTCATCTTCGACGGGTGACGCAAGCGGAGGCGGCGGCGCGGCGGGGCCGAACGGCGCCGGCAAAAACGGGGGATTGGCCTACAACAACGGCACTTATCTCTGCAGCGGCGGAGGCGGCGGCGCCGCCGGCGGCTCCTCCACGGCAGGCAGCAACGGTTCGGACAGCGGCGGCGGCAACGGCGGCAAGAACCGCAGCAACAGCGGCGCCGGAACCGGAGGGGCCGCCAGCGGCAACGGCAACAGCGGCACGGCAGGCAGCAACGGCGGCGGAGGCGGCGGGGCCTCCGCGGGAGGCATGTATGCCTTCAGCGGCGGCAACGGCGGCGCGGGCAATGAATGGAGTTCCTACGGCGGCGCAGGCGGCGGGGGCGGCGGGTCCGCCTCGGCGCTGGGCTCGGGAGATTCCGCCGGAACCGGCGGCAATTACGGAGGAGGCGGAGGAGGAGGCGGCCACGCGGGCGGCGCGGGCGCGCAGGGCGTCATCTATATAGTTTATTAATCCGAATGCTCCAGTCGGTTTTCGCTGCAAAAAAATTGCGAGCAGACACTACCGCCGGCCGGTGCCGGCGGTTTTGCGTTTTGATGAGAGAGCGGATTGCGCCACAAACCGCGCCAGCAGCGCCATTGAGCATATCCCGTATTTCACGCTGCGCCTGAAATTGATTGACGAGGCTTCCGCGAAGTACTTCGCCGGAACCGGAATGTCGCCTATCCTCAGCCCCGCGCCGACGGCCTTCAGCAGCATTTGCGCGTCAAAGACAAAATCGTCCGAATTGCCCCGCCAGTCCGCGGCTTCCAGCGCCTTGCGCGAATAGGCGCGCAGCCCGCTGTGCCATTCGCCCAGATTCTGCCCGGTGGCCAGATTCTCCACAATGGTGAGGCAGCGGTTTGCGATGTATTTGTACAGCGGCATTCCGCCTTTGAGCGCCTCGTCCCTGGAGCGTATGCGGTTGCCCAGCACAATGTCGCAGATGTCCAGGCGGATAAGCTCGGTCATTATGGAAACCACGCGCGGGTCGTACTGATAATCGGGATGCACCATCACCACCACGTCGGCCCCCGCCTCCAGCGCATGGGCGTAACAGGTTTTCTGATTCGCGCCGTAGCCGCGGTTTTTATCGTGGCGGAACGCTTGTATGCCCAGCCCGGAGGCAAGCTCGTAGGTGCCGTCGGACGAACAATCGTCAACGAGGATGATTTCGTCCACCGGAGGCAGGGCTTTCACGGTGCGCTCCAGCGTTTTCGCGGCGTTGTAGGCGGGCAGCACCACTACGGTTTTCATGGATAAATTCTACAAAACTATTTAGAATCTGGTTATGTGCCGTATCGCCGATTACTTTTCGCTTGAGGAAAACGGGACTTCCGTGCGGACGGAGCTTTCCGCCGGGCTTGCCACTTTCCTGACAATGTCCTATATACTGTTCGTGCAGCCGCAGGCGCTGGCCGCAGCGGGGATGGACGGCGGCGCGGTTTTCACCGCCACCTGCCTGTCCTCCGCGCTAGCCTGCATCGTGATGGGTTTTGCCGCCAATTATCCCATCGCCCAGGCCCCGCTTATGGGCGAGAATTTCTTTTTCGCCTATGCCGTGGTGCTGGGGATGGGGATAAGCTGGCAGAAGGCGCTGGGGCTGGTTTTCGTCTCCGGGCTGGCGTTCATGCTGCTTAATGTCACCCGCGCGCGGGAGTATCTGCTTAACGCGATACCGGATT includes:
- a CDS encoding patatin-like phospholipase family protein; this encodes MKTLFCLLAAACAVVFPPRACAAPAKQDDVAREFLWQQFRELPADARPRVGVALSGGGAKGFAHVGVLQILSDAGFPVDCLAGTSMGSVVGSMYCAGLPFEKIWEIGGAASFAKVSGDYNAVGMLELVLSQKLFSSEKMESFVNSYMGGKTFDQLKIPFSCSAMDLKTGENIVFREGPVAIAVRASMNIPGLFSPVQYRQRYLVDGGVADFLPVQSARDMGADWVLASVTLGDYSAAKFHSILSYVMQVMDIRGAILAEAAMKKADFVVEPHVSDISFVELNRCPQAGERGVLAMNENIASAEESLIFFSINEIASQYNK
- a CDS encoding tetratricopeptide repeat protein, with product MKSRRNIISSILLACVFAAACAPARAGFLFWGGEKPSVLEPARELFARGDYAGSAELFEAALASPAAGAADKKLAYWFLGQCHERAGKDDRALSDYQIAVRIYPKDMQLLLALGRLYQKTGLLDNAQAIFLKILNLDSGSFEANIGLAQIYMKEGFHGKAEKHYSAALESMAVRDAALWRGYAESAFAQRKYEAARGITDRALAMDSGDAETLLLSARIYGESGDKTAALAEIARAQAAAPERSDIVLRRALWLAASGDTDKSLALSQAELIKRPDDPLASLAAALAYMKSGRPALARPRLLAAAESKEEPFIARAALQLLKTLPE
- a CDS encoding glycosyltransferase family 2 protein, with the protein product MKTVVVLPAYNAAKTLERTVKALPPVDEIILVDDCSSDGTYELASGLGIQAFRHDKNRGYGANQKTCYAHALEAGADVVVMVHPDYQYDPRVVSIMTELIRLDICDIVLGNRIRSRDEALKGGMPLYKYIANRCLTIVENLATGQNLGEWHSGLRAYSRKALEAADWRGNSDDFVFDAQMLLKAVGAGLRIGDIPVPAKYFAEASSINFRRSVKYGICSMALLARFVAQSALSSKRKTAGTGRR
- a CDS encoding ATP-dependent 6-phosphofructokinase, producing MAKRIGILTGGGDCPGLNPAIRGCVFAAEKLGCECVGFADGWKGIIENRTLPLNRDITREIIMQGGTMLGTSRTNPYKKEGGVEALKDTFRKNSLDALVAMGGEDTLGVAHRLYKDFQFPVVGVPKTMDNDLSGTDYTFGFDTSVTVAVDALQRLRDTARSHHRIIVLEVMGRHAGWVALFTAIAGAADYVCLPERKVDGEDLARKLKEAYAARKYALVVSSEAVELPALDGGKTQDLDDFGHVILKGRGVGESLAKIIEEKTGIETRHAVIGHIQRGGAPTLFDRILGSRVGAAAAQFACEGRFGVMAALNGDKITPVPLETAVGQLKTVSEQWLKFADSML
- a CDS encoding methyl-accepting chemotaxis protein, whose translation is MDTETTIRTGRSCKRHTIIIKKRLQVQYMAMLFMSVLLGFMIMAAEVVWNLSRMMAAHPALVQPLMDEITGAMPVLALKMAIYLGIVLIVASVVSHRMAGPVYKFEKIAALLAEGDLTRDIHLRKGDQLTELQDEFNKMAASLRAKVSGDRRRAQDAAQSLRALAEKCQDPQEKADMEKTASEVARITSEFTV
- a CDS encoding TolC family protein; its protein translation is MIAALCAAALALCAPAQAAPAHFSPPEETLTLDQALRLGLANNTDVLSAEQDLIIARQRVREAVFLFFPQTSLTGTATKSNLKYPQLLMPETASHILFPSDYENFYTARASLLQPIYVGGRNSSTLRLAKASLMQAQTRYDSAKRDASLAVRKSFYSLLHSSASLAAMDYWIAGMRGAAAQSKPGAWEALEEDAAIEAMSAQKQSAWRSHQNLRLDFLRAINRELDSAVDIAGDFAPQPAKADLGKLTVWAMEMRPELKGETYKAEMDSIAVNLAMSRRYPTVMLGASYDVVGEQFPLKSNSWETTLAVQFPLSYNLWTQVEQKRAEQRQGDLKRSALQDKVRLEIRQAYEDNAFWQEEVPQREAVYRRLAGRYGETARSAVPGISALRAAREVCAAQLAWLEAVRGQLDSRARLEWALGQELPAQ